Proteins from a single region of Apium graveolens cultivar Ventura chromosome 7, ASM990537v1, whole genome shotgun sequence:
- the LOC141675059 gene encoding putative aldo-keto reductase 2: MGEMKKLVEEGKIKYVGLSEASASTIRRAHAVHPITAVQLEWSLWSRDVEEDIIPTCRELGIGIVAYSPLGRGFLSGGLNMVANLSKDDFRKHHPRFQAENLEHNIKLFDLVNEIALNKGCTPSQLALAWVHHQGTDVCPIPGTTKIENLNQNIGALSVKLTAEEMSELESIAGSVRGDRYSSMTSTYLHSDTPPLSSWNA; encoded by the exons ATGGGGGAAATGAAGAAACTAGTTGAAGAGGGTAAGATTAAGTATGTAGGATTGTCTGAGGCCTCTGCATCTACCATCAGAAGAGCTCATGCTGTTCATCCGATCACCGCAGTGCAGTTGGAGTGGTCTTTGTGGTCAAGGGACGTGGAGGAAGACATAATTCCCACTTGCAG AGAATTAGGCATCGGGATTGTTGCATATAGTCCTCTAGGACGAGGATTTTTGTCAGGGGGTTTAAATATGGTCGCGAACTTGTCAAAAGATGACTTCAGGAAG CATCATCCAAGGTTCCAAGCAGAAAATCTGGAGCATAATATAAAGCTGTTTGATCTGGTGAATGAGATTGCATTAAACAAAGGGTGTACTCCATCACAGCTAGCACTGGCCTGGGTTCATCACCAGGGAACAGATGTTTGTCCCATTCCTGGAACTACAAAGATTGAAAATCTCAACCAAAACATTGGAGCTTTATCTGTGAAGTTAACAGCAGAGGAAATGTCTGAACTTGAATCCATTGCTGGTTCTGTCCGGGGTGACAGATACTCGTCAATGACATCCACTTACTTGCATTCAGACACACCACCCTTGTCATCGTGGAATGCTTAA
- the LOC141674791 gene encoding uncharacterized protein LOC141674791: MDRSTFMEMLREVQRGKNPTANGQDRDGQTMFDRFMKQRPNCFKEAKTPMDAEAWIYHMEKNFIVLEYSEVKKAQFSTYHLEGDANTWWKSMVASHAPGYENTLSWHIFKTQFGQRYFPASIREEYVREYQSIILRDDESVADFQVRFQRLAGYARYVAGSEADKIMKFIWALKNSIGNHIISNRYTSMDTLVDSVRDQELHQVDFLKKRKREEEFSDRRHGFQKNGGSSGGFKPNDQRYNTRNFSKRMEIKEMSKRGLSTKLEIRKYLSVSIVERCMEEALAIGLLEHASIMERRVTLFKTVRCHQRILGIEEIRERKTTRSLPVVCFPSLQKMLQVSKPSGCGKFISAIKAKKMIAHGFEGFLAYVIDMSKVQPELEDVLVVREFSDVFPEDLEGLPPEREIEFSIDLLPDAQPISKAPYRMAPLEVQELKEQLEELLDKGFIRPSFSPWGAPVLFVNKKDGSMRLYIDYRELNRITVKNRYPLPRIDDLFDQLQGAKYFSKIDLRSGYHQLRVKASDISKIAFRTRYRHGEFLVMSFGLKNAPAVFMDLMNRVFKDFLDKFLIVFIDDILVYSKSVEVHEEHLRVVLEILGNNKLYAKYKKCEFCLDQVAFLGYIVSADRIKVDPAKVEAITNWPRSSTATEVRSFLGLAGYYHRFVEGFSTIAMPLTQLTRKSNKFIWTDECETSFQELKKRLVTSPVLTLLSGLGSYVIYSDAS; encoded by the exons ATggataggagtacttttatggagATGTTGCGGGAAGTTCAACGTGGGAAGAATCCCACTGCTAACGGGCAAGATCGAGATGGTCAAACTATGTTTGATCGGTTTATGAAGCAAAGACCCAATTGTTTTAAGGAGGCCAAGACTCCCATGGATGCTGAAGCTTGGATATATCACATGGAGAAAAATTTCATTGTCTTGGAGTATTCAGAGGTGAAAAAGGCTCAATTTTCTACATATCATCTTGAGGGGGATGCTAATACTTGGTGGAAGTCTATGGTAGCCTCGCATGCACCTGGCTATGAAAATACTCTTAGTTGGCATATATTCAAAACTCAGTTTGGCCAGAGGTACTTTCCAGCCAGCATACGTGAGGAATATGTAAGGGAGTATCAGAgtattattctgagagatgatgAGTCGGTGGCAGACTTTCAAGTCAGATTTCAGAGGTTAGCTGGTTATGCGAGATATGTGGCTGGGTCAGAAGCGGATAAAATCATGAAGTTTATATGGGCATTAAAGAATTCCATCGGCAACCATATCATCTCTAACCGCTACACATCCATGGATACCTTGGTTGATAGTGTCAGAGATCAAGAGCTTCATCAGGTTGACTTTCtcaagaaaagaaaaagggaagaggAATTTTCCGATCGTCGACATGGATTTCAGAAAAATGGTGGGTCTTCTGGTGGATTCAAACCAAATGATCAGAGGTATAATACTCGGAATTTCAGCAAAAGAATGGAAATCAAGGAAATGAGCAAAAGAGGTCTTTCAACCAAACTGGAAATAAGGAAGTATCTAAGTGTGAGCATTGTGGAAAGATGCATGGAGGAAGCACTTGCTATTGGACTACTAGAGCATGCTTCAATTATGGAAAGAAGGGTCACACTATTCAAGACTGTCAGATGCCACCAAAGAATCCTTGGGATCGAAGAGATCAGGGAGAGAAAAACAACCAGAAGTCTTCCGGTCGTGTGTTTTCCATCACTGCAAAAGATGCTGCAA GTTTCTAAGCCTAGTGGTTGTGGAAAATTCATTTCGGCCATCAAGGCTAAGAAGATGATTGCTCATGGATTTGAAGGATTTTTAGCGTATGTGATTGACATGTCCAAGGTGCAGCCAGAATTAGAAGATGTTCTTGTTGTTCGTGAGTTTTCAGATGTATTTCCCGAAGATTTGGAGGGTCTTCCGCCCGAAAGAGAGATAGAATTTTCTATCGATTTGTTACCAGATGCACAACCTATTTCcaaggcaccttatagaatggctCCGTTAGAGGTACAAGAGCTGAAAGAACAGCTGGAGGAGTTACTTGATAAGGGTTTTATTAGACCCAGTTTTTCGCCTTGGGGAGCACCAGTTCTATTTGtgaataagaaggatggttcgaTGAGACTCTATAttgattatcgagagttgaaccgAATCACGGTGAAGAATAGATATCCATTACCGAggatcgatgacttatttgatcagctTCAAGGAGCAAaatacttttcaaagattgatctaCGGTCAGGTTACCATCAACTAAGAGTGAAGGCAAGTGATATTTCGAAGATAGCATTCAGGACTCGTTACAGACACGGCGAGTTTCTTGTTATGTCTTTTGGATTGAAAAATGCACCTGCAGTTTTCATGGACctaatgaacagggtattcaaggaTTTTCTGGACAAgtttctgattgtgtttattgatgatatattgGTGTATTCAAAGTCAGTGGAGGTTCATGAGGAGCATCTTCGAGTTGTGTTGGAAATACTAGGGAATAACAAATTGTATGCAAAATACAAGAAGTGTGAATTTTGTCTTGATCAAGTTGCATTTTTGGGATATATTGTATCAGCAGATAGAATCAAGGTGGATCCAGCCAAGGTTGAGGCTATTACCAATTGGCCAAGATCTAGCACTGCGACAGAAGTGAGGAGTTTCTTGGGACTCGCGGGCTACTATCACCGATTTGTAGAAGGCTTTTCGACAATTGCGATGCCATTGACACAGTTGACTCGAAAAAGCAACAAGTTCATATGGACCGATGAGTGTGAGactagttttcaagaattgaagaagagactTGTGACATCACCAGTATTGACACTACTATCAGGATTGGGAagctatgtgatttatagtgatgcttcatAG
- the LOC141674792 gene encoding uncharacterized protein LOC141674792, whose translation MDRSTFMEMLREVQRGKNPTANGQDRDGQTMFDRFMKQRPNCFKEAKTPMDAEAWIYHMEKNFIVLEYSEVKKAQFSTYHLEGDANTWWKSMVASHAPGYENTLSWHIFKTQFGQRYFPASIREEYVREYQSIILRDDESVADFQVRFQRLAGYARYVAGSEADKIMKFMWALKNYIGNHIIFNRYTSMDTFVDSVRDQELHQVNFLKKRKREEEFSDRRHGFQKNGGSSGGFKPNDQRYNTRNFSKRMEIKEMSKRGLSTKLEIRKYLSMPPKNLWDRRDQGEKNNQKTFGRVFSITVKDAASTSSTISGSLFVGNGNAIVLFDTGSTHSFISTSYVKHLDIASTALISDFFVGTPIGVTILVNSQYLDCVVRVDDRELFVDLLPIQMRDFDIILGMD comes from the exons ATggataggagtacttttatggagATGTTGCGGGAAGTTCAACGTGGGAAGAATCCCACTGCTAACGGGCAAGATCGAGATGGTCAAACTATGTTTGATCGGTTTATGAAGCAAAGACCCAATTGTTTTAAGGAGGCCAAGACTCCCATGGATGCTGAAGCTTGGATATATCACATGGAGAAAAATTTCATTGTCTTGGAGTATTCAGAGGTGAAAAAGGCTCAATTTTCTACATATCATCTTGAGGGGGATGCTAATACTTGGTGGAAGTCTATGGTAGCCTCGCATGCACCTGGCTATGAAAATACTCTTAGTTGGCATATATTCAAAACTCAGTTTGGCCAGAGGTACTTTCCAGCCAGCATACGTGAGGAATATGTAAGGGAGTATCAGAgtattattctgagagatgatgAGTCGGTGGCAGACTTTCAAGTCAGATTTCAGAGGTTAGCTGGTTATGCGAGATATGTGGCTGGGTCAGAAGCGGATAAAATCATGAAGTTTATGTGGGCATTAAAGAATTACATCGGCAACCATATCATCTTTAACCGCTACACATCCATGGATACCTTTGTTGATAGTGTCAGAGATCAAGAGCTTCATCAGGTTAACTTTCtcaagaaaagaaaaagggaagaggAATTTTCCGATCGTCGACATGGATTTCAGAAAAATGGTGGGTCTTCAGGTGGATTCAAACCAAATGATCAGAGGTATAATACTCGGAATTTCAGCAAAAGAATGGAAATTAAGGAAATGAGCAAAAGAGGTCTTTCAACCAAACTGGAAATAAGGAAGTATCTAAGT ATGCCACCAAAGAATCTTTGGGATCGTAGAGATCAGGGAGAGAAAAACAACCAGAAGACTTTCGGTCGTGTGTTTTCCATCACTGTAAAAGATGCTGCAAGTACTTCAAGTACCATTTCAGGATCACTTTTTGTCGGTAATGGAAATGCTATAGTCTTATTTGATACTGGATCTACACATTCATTTATCTCTACATCTTATGTTAAACACTTAGACATTGCATCCACTGCACTTATATCGGATTTTTTTGTTGGCACTCCTATAGGTGTAACTATACTTGTGAATTCTCAATATCTTG